One Natator depressus isolate rNatDep1 chromosome 5, rNatDep2.hap1, whole genome shotgun sequence DNA segment encodes these proteins:
- the LOC141988186 gene encoding histone H4-like — MPGHGKGGRGIRKGGAKCHRKVLRDNIQGIMKPAIRHLARCGDGKHISDLIYEETRGVLKVFLENVIRDAVTYTEHGKQKTVTSMDIVYAQKHQGCTLYGFEG, encoded by the exons ATGCCTGGTCATGGTAAGGGAGGTAGGGGTATCAGAAAAGGAGGCGCTAAGTGCCATAGAAAGGTACTGAGGGACAATATCCAGGGTATTATGAAGCCAGCTATTCGCCATTTGGCTCGTTGTGGGG atgggaagcACATTTCAGATCTCATTTACGAGGAGACTCGGGGAGTGCTAAAGGTATTTTTGGAGAATGTGATCCGAGATGCTGTTACTTACACTGAGCATGGAAAGCAGAAGACTGTGACTTCCATGGACATTGTTTATGCGCAGAAGCACCAGGGTTGTACTCTGTATGGATTTGAAGGCTAA